The following proteins are encoded in a genomic region of Trichoplusia ni isolate ovarian cell line Hi5 chromosome 18, tn1, whole genome shotgun sequence:
- the LOC113502963 gene encoding protein mab-21, with protein sequence MLVPPEMMAAQSKLVYQMNKYYNERVANRKAQITKTIHEVCRIVQDVLKEVELQEPRFISSLTDYNGRFDGLEVVSPHEFEIVIYLNQMGVLNFVDDGSLPGCAVLKLSDGRKRSMSLWVEFITASGYLSARKIRSRFQTLVAQACDKCSYRDCVKMIAETTEVKLRIRERYIVQITPAFKCAGLWPRSAAHWPLPAIPWPHPNIVAEVKTEGFDLLSKECLALQGKNSAMEGDAWVLSFFEAENRLLQGGCRRKCLSILKTIRDRHLDLPGNPVTCYHMKTLLLYECEKHPREHEWDEVAIGDRINGIFLQLISSLQCRRCPHYFLPHVDLFKGKSPTALENAAKQVWRLTREMLTNSRAFEKL encoded by the coding sequence ATGCTCGTGCCACCTGAGATGATGGCGGCCCAATCCAAGCTCGTCTACCAGATGAACAAGTACTACAACGAGCGGGTCGCCAACCGCAAGGCGCAGATCACCAAGACTATCCACGAAGTGTGCAGGATAGTGCAGGATGTTCTCAAGGAGGTGGAGCTGCAGGAGCCGAGGTTTATATCCTCGCTCACCGACTACAATGGACGTTTCGACGGTTTGGAAGTGGTTTCCCCGCATGAGTTCGAAATAGTAATTTACTTAAATCAAATGGGAGTGTTGAATTTCGTGGACGACGGCTCGCTGCCCGGCTGCGCCGTGCTGAAGCTGAGCGACGGCAGGAAGCGCTCCATGTCCCTGTGGGTGGAGTTTATAACCGCGTCCGGCTACTTGTCGGCGAGGAAGATACGCTCCAGGTTCCAGACCTTGGTTGCGCAGGCTTGTGACAAATGTTCCTATAGAGATTGTGTAAAAATGATTGCTGAAACGACAGAAGTGAAGCTGAGGATTCGAGAAAGGTACATCGTGCAAATAACACCCGCCTTCAAGTGCGCCGGGCTGTGGCCACGCTCGGCCGCGCACTGGCCGCTGCCCGCCATCCCCTGGCCACACCCTAACATAGTGGCTGAAGTCAAAACCGAAGGCTTCGACCTGTTATCAAAGGAATGTCTTGCATTGCAAGGAAAGAATTCCGCAATGGAAGGCGACGCGTGGGTGCTAAGTTTCTTCGAAGCCGAGAACCGTCTCCTGCAAGGCGGATGTCGGCGGAAAtgcttaagtattttaaaaacaatccgGGACAGGCATTTGGACCTGCCCGGGAACCCGGTGACGTGCTACCACATGAAGACGCTGCTGCTGTACGAGTGCGAGAAGCACCCGCGGGAGCACGAGTGGGACGAGGTGGCCATCGGGGACCGCATCAACGGCATCTTCCTGCAGCTGATCTCGTCGCTGCAGTGCCGGCGCTGCCCGCACTACTTCCTGCCGCACGTGGACCTCTTCAAGGGCAAGTCGCCCACGGCGCTGGAGAACGCCGCCAAGCAGGTGTGGCGCCTCACGCGCGAGATGCTCACCAACTCGCGCGCCTTCGAGAAGCTGTGA